In a single window of the Coffea eugenioides isolate CCC68of chromosome 3, Ceug_1.0, whole genome shotgun sequence genome:
- the LOC113765811 gene encoding probable galactinol--sucrose galactosyltransferase 1: MTVGAGISVADGKLNVLGSCILSDIHDNVIVTPATGESFINGAFIGIQSDHKASRSVFPVGKLQGLRFMCVFRFKMWWMTQRMGTAGQEIPFETQFLIVEGQEGSHFGEDGGGQSATYVVFLPILEGDFRAVLQGNANDELEICLESGDPAVQEFEGSHLVFVAAGSDPFDVITNAVKSVERHLQTFSHRDRKKMPDMLNWFGWCTWDAFYTDVTSEGVKQGLESLEKGGIPPKFIIIDDGWQSVGMDPTSFEFKANNAANFANRLTHIKENHKFQKNGKEGHRLEDPAMGLRHLVTEIKDAYALKYAYVWHAITGYWGGVRPGVTEMDHYESQMAYPISSPGVQSNEACDALDCIAKNGLGLVNPEKVFNFYNELHSYLASAGIDGVKVDVQNILETLGAGHGGRIRLARKYHQALEASISRNFPDNGIISCMSHNTDGLYSAKRSAVVRASDDFWPRDPASHTIHIASVAYNTVFLGEFMQPDWDMFHSLHPMAEYHGAARAVGGCAIYVSDKPGQHDFNLLRKLVLPDGSILRAKLPGRPTRDCLFSDPARDGKSLLKIWNLNDLNGVIGVFNCQGAGWCRIGKRNLIHDERPDTITGTVRANDVDYLPRIAPDGWRGDAVVYSHIHGNLVYLPSNAALPITLMAREYEVFTVVPVKETSNGSRFAPIGLIRMFNSGGAVKEVGYEKVDAGNICIKTRGCGTFGAYSSVRPKRITVDTEEVQFHFEEASGLVTLDLSVPVPERELYLWTINIEL; encoded by the exons GGGGTTGCGTTTCATGTGTGTTTTCCGGTTTAAGATGTGGTGGATGACTCAGAGAATGGGGACAGCTGGCCAAGAAATACCATTTGAGACACAATTCTTGATTGTTGAGGGTCAAGAGGGCTCCCATTTTGGTGAAGATGGCGGTGGCCAGTCCGCAACATACGTTGTTTTCTTGCCTATTCTAGAAGGTGATTTCAGGGCTGTTCTTCAGGGGAATGCCAACGATGAGTTGGAGATCTGCTTAGAAAGCG GTGATCCTGCTGTCCAAGAATTTGAGGGAAGCCATTTAGTTTTCGTGGCTGCTGGATCAGACCCATTTGATGTTATCACTAATGCAGTCAA GAGTGTGGAGAGACACCTACAGACTTTTTCTCATCGTGATAGGAAGAAG ATGCCGGACATGTTAAATTGGTTTGGGTGGTGTACGTGGGATGCTTTCTACACTGATGTTACTTCAGAGGGAGTTAAGCAAGGTTTAGAGAG TTTGGAGAAAGGTGGGATTCCCCCAAAGTTTATCATCATTGACGATGGATGGCAATCTGTTGGGATGGATCCTACTAGTTTTGAATTCAAAGCTAACAATGCGGCTAA TTTTGCAAATAGGCTAACTCATATCAAAGAGAACCACAAATTCCAAAAGAATGGCAAGGAGGGTCACAGATTGGAAGATCCTGCCATGGGACTTCGCCATCTCGTCACAGAAATTAAAGATGCATATGCTCTGAA GTATGCTTATGTCTGGCATGCAATCACTGGGTATTGGGGTGGTGTGAGGCCTGGTGTCACTGAGATGGATCACTATGAATCTCAGATGGCTTATCCGATTTCCTCTCCAGGGGTTCAATCAAATGAAGCCTGTGATGCTCTGGATTGCATTGCCAAAAATGGGCTAGGCCTTGTGAACCCTGAGAAAGTGTTCAACTTTTATAATGAGCTGCACTCATATCTCGCCTCTGCTGGCATCGATGGGGTTAAAGTTGATGTTCAGAACATCCTCGAAACCCTTGGAGCAGGCCATGGTGGAAGAATCAGACTAGCAAGGAAGTACCATCAAGCATTAGAGGCTTCAATTTCTCGGAATTTTCCCGATAATGGAATTATTTCTTGTATGAGTCACAACACAGACGGTTTGTACAG TGCCAAGAGAAGTGCAGTAGTTAGAGCATCAGATGATTTTTGGCCAAGAGATCCTGCCTCCCACACAATTCACATAGCATCAGTTGCTTATAACACCGTCTTCCTGGGCGAGTTCATGCAGCCAGATTGGGATATGTTTCAC AGCTTGCACCCAATGGCTGAATACCATGGAGCAGCACGGGCAGTTGGAGGTTGTGCTATTTATGTCAG TGACAAGCCCGGGCAGCATGACTTCAATCTCTTGAGGAAGCTCGTGCTTCCTGATGGTTCCATCCTGAGGGCTAAACTTCCAGGAAGGCCGACGAGGGATTGCCTGTTTTCAGATCCTGCTAGAGACGGAAAAAG TTTACTAAAGATTTGGAATCTCAATGATTTGAATGGAGTGATTGGAGTGTTCAACTGTCAAGGGGCTGGATGGTGTAGAATTGGAAAGAGAAACCTCATTCACGACGAACGACCGGATACAATAACTGGAACCGTTCGGGCTAATGATGTGGACTACTTACCAAGAATTGCTCCTGATGGATGGAGAGGCGATGCTGTTGTCTATTCTCATATTCATG GAAATCTAGTCTACCTTCCAAGCAATGCTGCTCTGCCAATTACACTGATGGCACGGGAGTACGAGGTTTTCACGGTTGTTCCTGTCAAGGAAACATCAAATGGTTCTCGATTCGCACCTATAGGCCTCATCAGGATGTTCAATTCAGGTGGAGCGGTCAAAGAAGTAGGTTATGAAAAGGTTGATGCGGGGAACATATGCATCAAAACACGGGGATGTGGTACTTTCGGAGCCTATTCATCAGTCAGACCCAAAAGAATCACAGTTGACACAGAGGAAGTCCAGTTTCATTTTGAAGAAGCCTCTGGATTGGTAACCCTCGATCTCTCAGTCCCAGTCCCAGAGAGAGAGTTGTACCTCTGGACCATTAACATTGAACTCTAA
- the LOC113766937 gene encoding probable amino acid permease 7 gives MRYLEISGLKSDGDLQPEGRDLKNDIPLKRVGATGIINRDDTEGYYEETAAFLMTNSEPFEVEQSAVPDQEPSKRTGTVWTATAHVITGVIGAGVLSLAWSTAQLGWIAGPLSMIFFALITLFSTLILCECYLTPDPEKGPIRHPSLTGAVKFFLGEKRQKICALFVLESLYGTAVAYTITVTQSVSAIKKSNCYHKEGHDSSCGRINTNMLMLIFGAVQIVVSQIPDFHNMAWLSVVAAVMSFTYAFIGMALGLAKVIGNGMVKGSISGVSANSGAEKSWLVFQGIADIAFAYPYSVILLEIQDTLKSPPSEDQTMKKASRISIVTTTIFYLCCGCFGYAAFGDKTPGNLLTGFGFYEPYWLVDFANACIILHLVGGYQIYSQVIFAMVERWFAAKYPDSTLGRNLELKLPLCSRLEFNIFRLVFRTAYVVSVTGIAMLFPYFNQVLGVLGALNFWSLGIYFPVEIYMVQKSIGAWTRKWVLLEAFSLVCLVISVMGLIGSVEGLIRAKFR, from the exons ATGCGATATTTGGAGATCTCTGGATTGAAATCTGATGGCGATTTGCAGCCAGAGGGCAGAGACTTGAAAAATGACATTCCCCTAAAGAGAGTAGGAGCCACTGGTATTATTAATAGGGATGACACAGAGGGCTACTACGAAGAAACAGCAGCATTTCTCATGACCAACTCAGAACCTTTCGAGGTTGAACAATCTGCAGTTCCTGATCAGGAACCCTCCAAAAGAACAG GGACAGTATGGACTGCAACAGCACATGTAATAACAGGTGTGATAGGGGCAGGTGTCTTGTCACTTGCATGGAGCACTGCCCAGCTAGGCTGGATTGCAGGTCCATTGTCCATGATATTCTTTGCACTCATCACCCTTTTTTCCACTCTCATCCTCTGCGAGTGCTACTTGACTCCTGATCCCGAGAAGGGTCCAATTAGGCACCCTTCCCTCACCGGAGCGGTCAAATTCTTCTTGG GAGAGAAGAGACAGAAGATATGTGCACTTTTTGTGCTGGAGAGCCTATATGGCACCGCTGTTGCATATACCATTACGGTAACCCAAAGTGTTAG TGCAATAAAGAAATCCAACTGTTATCACAAAGAAGGGCACGATAGTAGTTGTGGACGTATCAATACTAATATGCTTATGCTAATCTTTGGGGCTGTTCAGATTGTGGTGTCTCAGATACCAGATTTCCATAACATGGCATGGCTGTCTGTTGTTGCTGCTGTTATGTCCTTCACCTATGCTTTCATTGGAATGGCACTTGGCCTGGCAAAAGTCATTG GAAATGGAATGGTCAAGGGCAGCATTTCTGGAGTTTCAGCAAACAGCGGAGCAGAAAAGTCATGGTTAGTGTTTCAGGGAATTGCGGACATAGCTTTTGCCTATCCCTATTCAGTTATTCTTCTGGAGATACAG GACACCTTGAAGTCACCTCCATCTGAAGACCAGACAATGAAAAAGGCCTCCAGGATTTCAATCGTCACCACCACCATCTTTTACCTGTGCTGTGGATGCTTTGGATATGCAGCCTTTGGAGACAAAACCCCAGGAAACCTCTTGACTGGATTTGGCTTCTATGAACCTTATTGGCTTGTCGACTTCGCCAATGCTTGCATTATACTGCACCTCGTCGGGGGATATCAG ATATACAGCCAAGTAATCTTTGCAATGGTGGAAAGATGGTTTGCTGCGAAGTACCCAGATAGCACACTAGGAAGGAATTTAGAGCTGAAGCTCCCTCTATGTTCCAGATTGGAGTTTAATATATTTAGGCTTGTTTTCAGAACAGCATATGTGGTTTCTGTAACTGGAATTGCAATGCTATTCCCTTACTTCAACCAAGTACTGGGGGTGTTGGGGGCCTTGAACTTTTGGTCTCTGGGCATATACTTCCCCGTGGAAATATACATGGTGCAGAAAAGCATTGGCGCTTGGACAAGAAAATGGGTTCTTCTTGAGGCTTTTAGCCTCGTTTGCTTGGTTATTTCAGTAATGGGCTTAATCGGCTCAGTTGAAGGACTGATAAGGGCGAAGTTTAGATGA